The Neisseria animaloris genome segment AATAATAATTAATATCGTTTTAAGTAAAGACCGTTTACCGCCAACAGGAGACAATGATATGGCCTATACTCTGCCCGAACTCGGCTACGCTTACGATGCGCTCGAACCTTATTTCGACGAGCAGACCATGAATATCCACCACACCAAGCACCATCAGGCTTACGTGAACAACGCCAACGCCGCGCTGGAATCGCTGCCCGAATTCGCCGCCCTGCCCGCGGAAGAGTTGGTGGCGCGTTTGGCGGAGCTGCCCGCCGACAAGCAAACGGCGCTGCGCAACAACGCCGGCGGCCATGCCAACCATACGTTTTTCTGGAAAAACCTAAAACAGGGTACGGAGCTGAAAGGCCGTCTGAAAGAAGCCATCGAACGCGATTTCGGCTCGGTGGAGAATTTTCAGGCCGAATTCGAAAAAGCCGCTGCCACCCGTTTCGGCTCGGGCTGGGCTTGGCTGGTATGGGATGAAGGCCGTCTGAAAGTGGTGTCTACTGCCAATCAGGATACGCCGCTGATGGGCGAGGCGGTAGCGGGCTGCAAAGGCTGGCCGATTATCGGTTTGGACGTGTGGGAACACGCTTATTATCTGAAATACCAAAACCGCCGCCCCGACTACATCAAAGCTTACTGGCATGTGGTGAATTGGGACGAAGCGGCCAAGCGTTTTGAAGAGAAGGTGCCGTCTTAAAATAACTGTTTACCGATAGCGGCCCAAACCCTCAGGCCGTCTGAAAACACCAGCATACCTGATAAACACAAGGTGGATTTGCTTCCGCCCTGTGTTTTTTACGTTTGGTGCCCGCAAAACTCAATTACCCCACCGTATATTCCGGCTTAGAACCGTAATCAATATTCTTTGTTAATCAAGATATGCTGTTTTCAGACGGCATCACAGCTTCCCCGCTCATCCGCTGCGCCGTTTCAACGCCGCCTGCACCGCTTCGCTTTGCAAAGCGTGTCGGAACATATTCTGAAACGGCATCACTTCCTTGTTTGCTACCACGATAACTGCTTTGCCGCTTTCGGGATTTTCCCAGCGCGAAAACCACAAACCGCAGGCATGTGCCGCCATTTTCACGGCTTGCTCGGTTCGCGCGGCATCCATTGCCAACCGGAACATTTCGGGGTTGCGTACAAAATAATCACGCAGCTTGTTTTTAGAAACCGCGTAATCGGCACGGTCACGGTCGATGGGATATACCGGTACGGGGAGCCGGTTGACGATATTCATCATGATGTCGGCCTCTCGATTGCAATCTGATATCGGATGTATCTGTTGTATTTGACAAAAGTGTACTGCTGCTGCGGCGGTATGTGCAATCCGCCGTTGCCGAAGCATGCCCGTACGGGCGCAATTTTTTATGCAAGGCAACGGTTTTCAGGGAATTTTTACGTCATATCCGCCTCTTAGTTAAAGATAACGGCAGGTGCGGCAAACAATACAACGATAATCGCCTGCCTATCGTGCTTTTACCCAAAATAAAATCATAGAGAGGCTGAAATGAACCCGAAAAAAACCTTGTTGGCCGCCTGCCTGACCGCTCTGCTGGCCGCATCTCCGCTTTATGCCGCCCCGCCGCTGGGCACTCCTGCCGACAGTGCCGCAATAAGCATCCACGGTGCCAACGCATGGATGGAAATCGACGTGCAGGCCTTTGAAGACAACATCCGCACCCTACAAAAAGAACTCGACGGCAAATCGCAAATCTGTGCCGTCATGAAAGCCGACGCATACGGCAACAGCATTGAT includes the following:
- the sodA gene encoding superoxide dismutase [Mn], with protein sequence MAYTLPELGYAYDALEPYFDEQTMNIHHTKHHQAYVNNANAALESLPEFAALPAEELVARLAELPADKQTALRNNAGGHANHTFFWKNLKQGTELKGRLKEAIERDFGSVENFQAEFEKAAATRFGSGWAWLVWDEGRLKVVSTANQDTPLMGEAVAGCKGWPIIGLDVWEHAYYLKYQNRRPDYIKAYWHVVNWDEAAKRFEEKVPS